From Rhododendron vialii isolate Sample 1 chromosome 7a, ASM3025357v1:
AAAAACAAACATGGCTTGTGATCTGATTCATGTTTCAGTTGATTGGTAGATCCAAGTTTTTACTTCTTGAAATTATTCTTCACATAGCCTGCATCTGCAGGTTTGAATACAGATTTTTGACACTTAGTACCTTGATGCAGTTGAGGAATAGGAGGCATTActcttttcagttttttgttagGCTCTGATAAGTAACCCAGCCATCATTGCTTCTGAACTCCAAAGGTCATCCAATTCTCGCTGTTTGTTACTCTGTGGGCCCATGAATGGTTTAAACTCCACTTACTGTCATGAGTGGGAGGGCTTCTTATTTCTCACGGCAAACGTCAGCATGGAAATTCTGTAGTGTGAAACAAGTTTGCCATTAACAAAACTCTCTTCTCATTGCAACATCAAGCACTACTAAAAGAGCTTTCTCTTTGTGTCTGGAATTATTTATGTGTTTTTGTGAACCATTTAAAATTTGATGAGCAATAAagccctaaaaaaaaattcatttctctttctttttgacaaaTTTCTGGAATTTATTTATAGTTATTGACGTGTGGATCATGGTATTAATTCTCTCTTAGTAAAGGTGTTGAGAACTATTTTGCTTTCTGCTTCCAGGGAGGCTGGGAGAATGATGAAACTGTTGAGGAGGCAGCTGTACGAGAAGCTATTGAAGAAGCTGGAGTTCGAGGGGACTTGATGGTGAGGATGCAGTTTGTTACTGTGATACAAGATTACTCCTTTTTTACCTTCCACTCTTTTATTCATTCCCTTAACGTACATTCCCACCAATCGAAAGCCTGCATAACAATAACAAAGATATATTTGCAACTGTGAGTTTTATTGGGTTACGCCTATTACTTGGTTCAGTGCACCTATTGTTTAGAAACATCTTAGAGACATGTAGGGTCACCTGGTCACGTAGGTCAGTGATTTCAATACATTGAAGTACTGATGAAATTGCCATGAGTGCTTAATTCTTGATTAAGTATCTAGTTGTTCTTATATCTTCTGTGTTCATAAGTTGATGCGTTTGATTTTATTTAATTTGGATGCACTCTTTTATTCACTTCCTCTTTGATGAGCTGGTTtatctttttttcatttgtcaaGTATCTTGTAATTTTAATCACTATGCATCTAGCAATTAAAGCCATTCTGGATGTGCTTGCTTCACAGTGATGGTCCATGCCCTTTGGCTGCTTCTTGATATTGTGGTATGTGTAATAAATTAGCGCCATACTCCATAAAGTTGGCTGAACCATTGTTCTTTGTATCAAGACTCCTTGCTTGGATTATGCTGTAGTGCTGTTCTAATCAAATGTTTGTTTATATCAACTTATGAtgcttaaaaattatatttgctTGAATTAGTTGCAGATTTGGAACAGGAGTGGGACACAACACTAAGCAGATATCATGAGGGGCTTGGGTGCCCCAGTATCATGTTATGTGGAGTTTAAAGATAGTTGTGTTACTTTTACGATAACATGGTGTATCAGTGTGTTCCTCATAAAGTATTCCAATTTAGATGTTCATCACGAGGAACAGAGCCATTTCAAAAACAGCTTCTCCGACATGATGTTTTCATCAAAGTTaatgttttgtttctttgaggTTCATTCAAGATAGCAAGAGCACATAATAATTTGAACACTTCGATGGATAGTGAATCCCATTTATCTAACGTGACATTGGAAAACAAACCTACCCCTACTTTCCATTTTGCTTCAGGTTTTCACTTCTTTATACGTAATTCCTATGCTACTTATTCTTCTGTACATTAATAAATTGCTTAAGTTACTACTCAGCAACTCTGAAATCTACCACCACATCATCGCTAAATAAGagcctttgttttcttttatgctAATCACTCAATGTCTCTATAGTTTCTCCCGTGTTCTTTTGTTCTCCTTTATTTTGTAATCCGCTGGCGCATGTTAATGCACATGCTCCACTCCTAGTTTAGTTGGTAAAACATAAAGGAGAGAAGGTAAACAAGTAACATGTGATTTTCTTACAAAGAGAAGTATACATTCAAAGTTTTGGTTACAAATGTCCACTACAACCTACAACAGGTTTAGCTTAGTAAAAAAATTCTGTGACTTGGATGTTGAAGAAGATTGAAAACCAAGTTGTGACTATGGTTACATGCGTTTGTATTCTAACTTAGTCATCTTGTCTTGCTATATTTTCGGTCTTGGGCTGTAATTTATTGGTTACCATACTGATCATTCCCTTGCTATCTCTAACAAAGGGAATCCACGTTTGATTAACTGTTCCAGGATTTTCTGGGAGAATACGACTTCAGGAGTAAAACCCACCAAGATGAGTTTAGCCCAGAAGGCTTATGTAGAGCTTCAATGTTTGCTTTGCTTGTAAAGGAGGAGCTTGAGTCATGGCCAGAGCAGAGCACCCGAAGTAGAACATGGCTCACCATACCTGAAGCGGCAGAGAGCTGCCGGCATGCATGGATGAGAGAAGCTCTGTTACAAGGGTTCTCCAAGTGGCATGACCAGAAAATGGAGAGTACAGGGGAAGAATTCCCGGATGAAGACTAATTTGTGAAGTGCAAAAGCACTATTTCGCGGGGGATTTGTAGGCCTAGAGGCTAGCATCTCTGCTGGAAACTGTTTTCAGgtcaatctttttcttttccattagttcGTGAAGCGGAAGAAATGGTATTTAGCAATGTTTGGCCTAGTTCCTTGCATACTTAGTTTACCTGGCTCACTCTTATACTTTACAAGTCGTTTTCTTTTGACTGACCTCTCTCCGACGTATTTTAATTGGGAGAGGAGAAACTTGCAGAAACTCCTTCTAGCCTCGTATAGAACTGATACAATCATTTGCTGTAAGACCATTTTTAACCTTCATTCTCAATGATCTGATCGATGATTGCATTTATAGTTTCGTGTAAACTTGTGAGACTTCTTGAGCACTCGCTCGTGTAGGACAGTGGAACATTATACTTGGTGCTGAACTGACATTTTTTGTGGATTGCAGACCTGAATTTGACTTGGTTAGGTACGGTCGTGGAAGAGTCCCTTCCAATCCTGCAAAATTCCGGCAGTATTCCATGACCATAGGTTCTGGGCTATGGCTTGCCGTTGTATTTCCAAATAATTCCCGAAAATGGGCCAGGCGAGGTGGGCTGAGCTTGACGGCCCACCACCAGCCCAAGTCTAGCTGGCCGTGGCTGGGCTTCACCAAGCCACAGCCATTGGGCAATTTACTTGTTTAAGTTTGAGAATCATCCCTTGTCCTTCCCTTTACTTTTCCATTTACAAATCCCGAAAACAAACCACCCAGGTAAAAATGACCTTCACATTTCTGCAGatacttttttttgaatggcattTCTGCAGAGACTGGTACGTTGAAGAAAAGCAGTAACAGAAATAGATATGGACCTTTCGACCTCCATAGAAAATATGCTACGGTGCAACCTGGTTCAGTATgataaaaatgagagaaaaatcaAGGCAAGAGACTTTTGGCCCAACAGCATCACAAGTGCACTCAAGTACTAGGAGAAAGGAGATCAAGAATTCAACTCTTTTTTTCAAggtgttaatctaactattctaacaatgcTGTCATGCTgacttttgccaatcaaaaaaaagaaaaaaaaaaatgagactcAGCAAAACTTACACATTGCAATTGATAAAGACCGTTGGAGAGAGAATAACCAGCAAATTTTGGTTCACATTTCTTTCATTGTCGTCTATCAGAGACTCATTTCCAATCACATCCCAATATAAATCAAGAAAACATAAGCAATATACAGGCAAACAGTACAACAACATGAAGACCGCAGACCCCTCCAAAAGTCAACTATCACACAAGATACAAAAGAGTCGAATTTGTACAACAACAGTAAACAAAATAACCACCATAGATCTATATTATGTACTTGGACGCACCTCCGCTAGCAACATTATCTTCGAACTACAAACAGCTTATGGCTGCATTTCTCCTGGCTCCTCTCGTATTCTCATATGTACTCTCTAATATATGTACAAACGGTCAACCAGCTCCTAACCCTTTTGTCTGCCTctttccatctctctcctctttggCTTCGTGAAAATGGATGCATCAATCCATCCGACCATCAATCAACAGTACTTCAGTTTCAAGCGAATTTAATCCCCATTTTGGAGCGGCAGCAGCACCAGCTGCAGATTCCACCTCACCATTGAAATAAAAAGCCGAAGCACATAGAGGCTGTTGAGTAAACTGCAAACAATTTGGCTGTTGAAATTTCATCCAGCACGATACTGATCATGTGAGCTCTCATCAAGAACAATATCAGCCGGATCTCCAATCCACGGCCTCCCCTCTCTCCATTGGAACTTAATCCTCAACTTCCCATTTGCATCCACACCAACCACCCTACCTTTGCTCGCATGTGTCTCCATTCCCCACCCCCACCGAGGCGTCACAAGCCCTTCTCGGATCCTCACCTTGTCTCCTACCCCAAATGGTCTCACCCTCTCCATTTCCCACACTTTGCAAAGCCACAGCCTCTCCATAAAGCAGTAAGCAACCCATAGCTCCCCATCTTCTAGCCTGTGCACCACTCCAATGCTTGAATGACTCACCTCCCCCCATTGATGAGTTGGGGTCAAAACTGATGCTCTAACCTTAACCCAATCCCCAATGTGAATCTCCTCTttctccaccacctccacttCTGATGGATCTAACATCCAAGCTTTTGAGCCAGCAGGTGTGTATATTCTAAGCTTTCCATCCGCGTCGATTGCTGAAATAGTCCCCACACTTGCATGGTTGTGGCCCGACCACCCAAATCGTGGTTGCTTCACATGACTTTCTACTTTAACCTTCTGCCCAACAATGAGCTTATCAACCCTTTCAAGCTGGGAACATGGCCTCACCCATCCTTCTTGTTCCCCACAAAATCCCACACAGATACTCTCATCCCCTTCGTCCCCTTCGTACACATATCCTTGCACAACGCCAACACTACCCGGTCCAACGGATTTCCAATCACTTGTGTCACTTCTAATCCTAACCCAATCTCCCACTTCACACATCTGGTCTATCTCCAGATCAGCGGGGTCCCCTCTCCACAACCCTGGCAAACCAAAGATTGCCACTCTAACTTCTCCATCTGCATTAACACTGATGATGACACCTCGTGAGTTAGACTGGGCCCCTCTCCATCCCCACCTGGGCTCAACAACTCCGACCCGGAAGCGAACGTGCTGCCCAATTTTGAACCTTGCAATCTTTTCGATATCCTGATGATGAGTGATCCACCTTCCTTTGCGAAAACAGCATGCTAATTCTAGGTAACCATTGTCTTGTACACTATGCACCACTGCTACACTTTCTTTGCCAATACTGTTCCAGTCATAACTTGGTCTGGTCCCCAGGTTTGGCCTTGAACGTACCCAGTCACCGACTTCAAATCCTGAAAGCCGGTCTGCATCTCCTGGGGATACTTTCCACCAGCTAAGTCTGCCAGCAACTTTAGCCTACACGGGAATAACAAAAAGCCAATTTTGTAAACAGTTCGAATGTTTCGGAAAAAACGAGGCCTTTAAGTAGCTCATGAAATTGAAGAATGTACTAAATGTGTCACACGGATACAACCATGAACCAAGTCTAATAGTTGGTAGTCACACCTACGATTGTAGAAGTATATTATATCTGAGACTACAATTTTGGCTAAATCTGGCAACACCTACAATGCAAGTCAAATAACGTATGCACCTTTTGATTACGACTCTCTTGGGTGGCCCTATCCAAAGTCACTGTGATGAAAGAACCCTTCTAGAACATTTCTAGTAGACAGTTAGGATGGAAACGGAAGATAAACTAGTAAAATAGGATGATTTGATAAACTCAAAAGAGAAGGGTGTAATATACCAATACATGGTTACTTAATACTTTCTATGGTATGTGGATGTTCTCTCTTTTTGAATATGCACATATCCTACACATCCAATACTCCGACTTAAGGAATTTGGTCAAATCATAATTTCCCTTTTCATATAATTGGGATACTTATTCATGATTCGACATCCACCAGAAAAGAAGGATAACAAATCGCCTCTAATTGTTGATTCTGCAATTAGCTTCTATCTAACAATAAAAAGCCACTACAACTCAAGACATCTCAATTTGTGAGGGGGAAAAGAGAGGCTATTTTCAAGGAAACATTTCGACAACttggtggcacaatatgaaaaAGCTAATGACAATTGCATAACTATTCAAGCAAAAGAAAACAGCAAGGGATAGCACACTTACATTTAAAGTCCCATCCATGTCAATTCTCATGATTTTACCAACAGTAGCCGGAGTTTCATCTGCCCACCCAAGCCGTGGCTGAGAAATAGATGGCATCACATGAATCTCTTGTCCCACTTCAAAAGGAAGCACCTTCTCCATGTCTGTGACAGAACAAGAGAAAGGCTTGCTCCTGAAGCAAAAGGCAACTCCCATATCACCATCCTCCTCCAAACTGTGGATTATCCCAATACTGTTCTTTGTGACATCTTCCCATCCATATTTTGGGGAGGACACCGTACCTTTTACTCTAACCCAGTCCCCAACCTGCTCATGTAGAGAATCAAAGAGAGCAATGATGAAGTCGTGCCACAATGTCCATGCATCTGAATTGCCCCCATACATTTATCAAATTACTCCATTCAGAAAATCAGAAAACAATtaccttaaaatcctccaccttTTCCATGTCAGAGGGATCGGCCTGCCATGGTATAGGCCGATTTGGAATTTCAATTATTAGGAGACCATCACTCTCAATGTCACTTATTCTCCCAACGCTATGATGGGTTTCACCACCCCAAGCATATCTTGGTTCAGCAACAGAGCGCTTCACACAAACCCGGTCACCAACCTGTAAAAGGGGATAAGATAAGGGTCGAAGAAATACAGAAATGTGAGAAGTGAGAATTTTCTTACCTCAAATGGAATGACAGGCTCAACCTCTTCCGGTTCACAATGCCATGGATTTGGAAGATAACTTAAATCCAACAATAGACTGTTATCCGGTCGAATACAGTAGACTATACCAATGCTTCCTGGAATTACAGAACCTAACCCATGCTTAGCGGTAGTAAGAGTTGAGCGGATTTGCACCCAGTCCCCAACCTTAAATTCTTCAACCCTTTCCATTTCTGCTGGATCAGCTTTCCATCCTCTAGATGCTCCAGGAAATCCAACGCGCAGAATCCCATCATCATCAACACATAGAACAGTTCCAATGCTATCACGTGATTGACCACGCCAACCAAACCTGACAATAAGACAATCATGTACCGGAAGTGAGAATCCCAGAGATGAAAGATGCAGCATGCCATGTAAGGAAACAACTCAGAAAGGTATATGCACCATTTCAATCCAAGGTTTGGTGTTTGAAGGAAAAACAATAACTCATGCAGGCACGGACAAAACAGGTTAGCAGCACACACACAGAAAATTTTGTGAACGGTCTCCTGGATGAGAACAGATAGAAAAGCATGTCCAAGACACTTCCTAATCTATTTATCACTTCCTTGTTTTTAAATCATTCATACAGGAGGGGTACAGTAATGATTTCTCCTTGAAAATAATTCCAAAATCTAGCGAGGATctaaaagcatgaaaaacagctTGTAAACTGCCCTTGAGCTGGAGGTCCTATCATTCATTACTCATCCCTTGAACAGAGGCATTATCAGTTTCAACATAATTTTTCATCCACACTTGGACAGATAACACACATATACAACCCTGATACACTAGGCAACCAGCATAAAACTAGGTGACAATAATCCGTGAATCCTAGGTTATTGTATCCAGACTTATAACAGCATTATCGCATTAGGCTGCATAAGGTTAACAGCTTCCTAGGGATAGCATATGGTTGGGAGAAGTAGGGCAGGCTGGCAAGGATTTCAAGCCTTATCATGCTAGTGTtaataatgaaacaaaatcaacaagAAAGAACTCAAATGCAAGTGTACAAGCTGATTGGCGTGGAAAGGCGAATGCAGGATATTATCACAGTACAACCAACAGTAAGGGGAGAAATAGAAACATGAACTTCAAATCAGAAGCAACAAATGTCTACacactattttctcttttagttTGGCCATAAACTAACATCGTAACGTATTCTAGCGAAAAGTTTGCAGTCTAATTGTCAAGCATACAATCAAATTGGCCCTCCTTGAGGTGTGACAAGAATGTACTCTCAAACTAATTAGAACCAATCATATAAGCAGCTTATAACTAAAAACTGTCTTAGCaaaacataaaaccaaaccTTGGCTCTTTGACATCGGGTTTTAGTTGCACATGTTGTCCCCTGTCTAATGGAATCACCTTTACAACATCATTTGCCAGTACACGAGCTTCTCCAGTACAAAATGATACAATGAGATTGTCCTTGTCTGGCACGCATTGCACAAAACCAACACTCCTATGTTTTGCACCTTGCCACCCATAAGTGGGAGTCCTGATACTTCGTTTAAACTTCACCCAGTCCCCAACTTGGTAACTGAAAATCATTTGAAATAAAACACAAATGATAATAATTCCAAGAAGACATTCCAAAGAAGGTATAAAGGTTGAAAGCAAGGGGATAcacaatggataatattttctCACATTGTAGAAGACAAATAAACTCCCTTATTAATGAGAGCCTCCATCAGGTCCTCAGAAATCCATTCACGGGGCAGGGCCTCCAAGAAGTCACGTAATGTCCTGCCACTGCTATCCCTCATAAATACATCAGTATAGAAAATCCAAAGGCACATCTTAGAGCATCTTtggaaaaacattttcaaagaaGAACATCTTGCTGTTCCCTTGATAGTGTAAGCCAATGCAGGTGACTATACAGTTGTACAAATTTGTTCTTACCTGTGATTCCTAACGTCAACAGCAGCGTCTGGATACCTAAGCATCACAATAATCCATTCAAGATTCTCGCGTATCATTTTTGCTGCTTCAGCAGC
This genomic window contains:
- the LOC131334781 gene encoding nudix hydrolase 16, mitochondrial-like, whose amino-acid sequence is MSDLVARTGRHQQRYEAGCRLVAGCIPYKYRDSGESSDENLERIVEVLMINTPSGPGLLFPKGGWENDETVEEAAVREAIEEAGVRGDLMDFLGEYDFRSKTHQDEFSPEGLCRASMFALLVKEELESWPEQSTRSRTWLTIPEAAESCRHAWMREALLQGFSKWHDQKMESTGEEFPDED
- the LOC131334782 gene encoding E3 ubiquitin-protein ligase KEG isoform X1 — its product is MKIPCCSVCQTRYNEGDRCPLLLHCGHGFCKDCLSKMFSAAPADTTLPCPRCRHVTLVGNSVQALKKNYAVLALILSSSAPDADLTDEDNEPEEDGEEERRRCSRSGASSSSGCGAVIELGLHGELKLVRRIGEGRRAGVEMWAAAVSGGKGRRCRHRVAVKKLAEAAVGEGTDLVWVQGQLEGLRRASMWCRNVCAFHGVRKVEGCLSIVMDLCNGSVQTEMQRNEGRLTLEQILRYGADIARGVAELHAAGIVCMNLKPSNLLLDANGHAVVSDYGLPAILKKPACRKARLECDSSRIHSCMDCTMLSPNYTAPEAWEPVKKSLNLFWEDAIGISAESDAWSFGCTLVEMCTGSVPWAGLSTEEIYRAVVKARRQPPQYASVVGVGIPRELWKIIGECLQFKASKRPTFSAMLAIFLRHLQEIPRSPPASPDNDLAKFTATSVTEPSPPSDLEVFQNNPILLHRLVSEGNVNGVSELLAKVALEKSGTLLCSLLEAQNADGQTALHLACRRGSAELVEVILGYKDANVDVLDKDGDPPLVFALAAGSPECVRALIKRHANVRSRLREGFGPSVAHVCAYHGQPDCMRELLLAGADPNAVDDEGESVLHRAVSKKYMECAVVILEHGGCKSMAILNPKKLTPLHLCMATWNVTVVQRWVEFASLEEIANAIDIPSPVGTALCMAAALKKDHEAEGRELVRLLLAAGADPSAQDTQHGRTALHTAAMANDVELVKIILDVGVDVNIRNVHNTIPLHVALARGAKSCVGLLLSAGANCNLQDDEGDNAFHIAAEAAKMIRENLEWIIVMLRYPDAAVDVRNHSSGRTLRDFLEALPREWISEDLMEALINKGVYLSSTIYQVGDWVKFKRSIRTPTYGWQGAKHRSVGFVQCVPDKDNLIVSFCTGEARVLANDVVKVIPLDRGQHVQLKPDVKEPRFGWRGQSRDSIGTVLCVDDDGILRVGFPGASRGWKADPAEMERVEEFKVGDWVQIRSTLTTAKHGLGSVIPGSIGIVYCIRPDNSLLLDLSYLPNPWHCEPEEVEPVIPFEVGDRVCVKRSVAEPRYAWGGETHHSVGRISDIESDGLLIIEIPNRPIPWQADPSDMEKVEDFKVGDWVRVKGTVSSPKYGWEDVTKNSIGIIHSLEEDGDMGVAFCFRSKPFSCSVTDMEKVLPFEVGQEIHVMPSISQPRLGWADETPATVGKIMRIDMDGTLNAKVAGRLSWWKVSPGDADRLSGFEVGDWVRSRPNLGTRPSYDWNSIGKESVAVVHSVQDNGYLELACCFRKGRWITHHQDIEKIARFKIGQHVRFRVGVVEPRWGWRGAQSNSRGVIISVNADGEVRVAIFGLPGLWRGDPADLEIDQMCEVGDWVRIRSDTSDWKSVGPGSVGVVQGYVYEGDEGDESICVGFCGEQEGWVRPCSQLERVDKLIVGQKVKVESHVKQPRFGWSGHNHASVGTISAIDADGKLRIYTPAGSKAWMLDPSEVEVVEKEEIHIGDWVKVRASVLTPTHQWGEVSHSSIGVVHRLEDGELWVAYCFMERLWLCKVWEMERVRPFGVGDKVRIREGLVTPRWGWGMETHASKGRVVGVDANGKLRIKFQWREGRPWIGDPADIVLDESSHDQYRAG
- the LOC131334782 gene encoding E3 ubiquitin-protein ligase KEG isoform X2, whose amino-acid sequence is MKIPCCSVCQTRYNEGDRCPLLLHCGHGFCKDCLSKMFSAAPADTTLPCPRCRHVTLVGNSVQALKKNYAVLALILSSSAPDADLTDEDNEPEEDGEEERRRCSRSGASSSSGCGAVIELGLHGELKLVRRIGEGRRAGVEMWAAAVSGGKGRRCRHRVAVKKLAEAAVGEGTDLVWVQGQLEGLRRASMWCRNVCAFHGVRKVEGCLSIVMDLCNGSVQTEMQRNEGRLTLEQILRYGADIARGVAELHAAGIVCMNLKPSNLLLDANGHAVVSDYGLPAILKKPACRKARLECDSSRIHSCMDCTMLSPNYTAPEAWEPVKKSLNLFWEDAIGISAESDAWSFGCTLVEMCTGSVPWAGLSTEEIYRAVVKARRQPPQYASVVGVGIPRELWKIIGECLQFKASKRPTFSAMLAIFLRHLQEIPRSPPASPDNDLAKFTATSVTEPSPPSDLEVFQNNPILLHRLVSEGNVNGVSELLAKVALEKSGTLLCSLLEAQNADGQTALHLACRRGSAELVEVILGYKDANVDVLDKDGDPPLVFALAAGSPECVRALIKRHANVRSRLREGFGPSVAHVCAYHGQPDCMRELLLAGADPNAVDDEGESVLHRAVSKKYMECAVVILEHGGCKSMAILNPKKLTPLHLCMATWNVTVVQRWVEFASLEEIANAIDIPSPVGTALCMAAALKKDHEAEGRELVRLLLAAGADPSAQDTQHGRTALHTAAMANDVELVKIILDVGVDVNIRNVHNTIPLHVALARGAKSCVGLLLSAGANCNLQDDEGDNAFHIAAEAAKMIRENLEWIIVMLRYPDAAVDVRNHSGRTLRDFLEALPREWISEDLMEALINKGVYLSSTIYQVGDWVKFKRSIRTPTYGWQGAKHRSVGFVQCVPDKDNLIVSFCTGEARVLANDVVKVIPLDRGQHVQLKPDVKEPRFGWRGQSRDSIGTVLCVDDDGILRVGFPGASRGWKADPAEMERVEEFKVGDWVQIRSTLTTAKHGLGSVIPGSIGIVYCIRPDNSLLLDLSYLPNPWHCEPEEVEPVIPFEVGDRVCVKRSVAEPRYAWGGETHHSVGRISDIESDGLLIIEIPNRPIPWQADPSDMEKVEDFKVGDWVRVKGTVSSPKYGWEDVTKNSIGIIHSLEEDGDMGVAFCFRSKPFSCSVTDMEKVLPFEVGQEIHVMPSISQPRLGWADETPATVGKIMRIDMDGTLNAKVAGRLSWWKVSPGDADRLSGFEVGDWVRSRPNLGTRPSYDWNSIGKESVAVVHSVQDNGYLELACCFRKGRWITHHQDIEKIARFKIGQHVRFRVGVVEPRWGWRGAQSNSRGVIISVNADGEVRVAIFGLPGLWRGDPADLEIDQMCEVGDWVRIRSDTSDWKSVGPGSVGVVQGYVYEGDEGDESICVGFCGEQEGWVRPCSQLERVDKLIVGQKVKVESHVKQPRFGWSGHNHASVGTISAIDADGKLRIYTPAGSKAWMLDPSEVEVVEKEEIHIGDWVKVRASVLTPTHQWGEVSHSSIGVVHRLEDGELWVAYCFMERLWLCKVWEMERVRPFGVGDKVRIREGLVTPRWGWGMETHASKGRVVGVDANGKLRIKFQWREGRPWIGDPADIVLDESSHDQYRAG